CTGGTCTCAGCGGCGGCTTCCCAGGGGCTTGGTTTTAATTGCTGGCTATACTGACCGATCTGCGTATTCAGGCGCGTTTGGCGGCCATTGTACAGATGATCGCGTACCGCCGCGTCTAGATCCTGATTTTGGATAGTGATCATCTCATCAACTATAGCCAGAGCGCTTTTAATGCTATTATCGATACTCCTGCTCTCCCAGAGCGCAAAACTGCGGATAATTTCCGCGCTCAGCGGCTGGCCGCCCAGACAGGTTTTAATTTTATCCAGATTGCACAGGGTTCTGGCTATGGCCGCCCAGCTCGCGCCGTCATTGGCCAGCTGATGCAGCAACAGCTCGGGATTGTCTAGCCCAGATTCTCCCAGGGCAAAATTCCTGTATAAACTTTTGATATCACTATTGGAACAACTCTCCACTCCATCGCCGCCACGGAGATTAGCCAGCTGCCGGTATTTCAACTCGGCGCCGATCTCTTTTATTTTATTCTCGGCTTCCTGCGTGCTGAAAAATACATTGCGTTCCCTATCCAGCAATTCATACATCGCGTACTCTAAAACCTGCTTGTCGGTTATGCTCAGCGCATTAAGCTCACGCAAAACAGCAGGATCCAGCAGCGGAGTATGGCCGAATTTCCTGGCAAAATCGATGATCTTATCCATATCCTTACTCATATCAATGTAGGAGCTGCCGGAAATCCGCGCTACAGCGTCAATATTCAGGCCGATGCGGATAATTGTTTCGTCATCAATGCCGGCCTTTTGCAATGCTTCAATAAGATTTAAATTAGCTCCTAAACTAAGCACATTACCGTACTTAATAAAATCACTATCCGAAAACTTAGTTCCAAGAGCAGCGTATATAATCGTGCTGTTGGGACGCGCGGGGTTTGCCTGGACATCTCTTATTGTTTTTTGCGCGGCAATTTCTTCCGGCGACGCGGGGTCAATATTCAAACCGTTGCGCTGGGCGGAAAAAACCGCGTAAGCTTTCCAATCATTATCGATCTGTTTTTGCAGAGCTTTGAGCGCCAGGTCTTTTATTTCCCTTCTTTCCGCTGTGTCATCCGGCAAGCCAGCGATCTCGCTCACTTTGCACAGCTGGCCGTTTTCCAGAGTTAGTAAAACATCTGCATATCTGGAATCTTGAGCGGCGCTGCGCCTCTCTCTAAGAGCATGTTCAGGAATTTTTGTTTCTTCGGAGCCCTGAAACTTATCCAAAGATATATTAGACCTACTATTTGCTGCCTCAACCCCAGAGGCGTACAAAAAACGCATAAATCCCCCTTCAAATCACTTCCTGATTTAAAAATACCCATTATTACTCAAAATATACTAATAGATATATCGATGTATCTACGCGGATAAATGCATCGATTTTTTTTGATAATTAAATTTTATTTGCTGACCAGCAGTTTTCCGTCCCCGTCAAGGCTGAGCGTCGTCAAGCCGTTGTCTAGAAAATTTTCGATGTAGCTAAGCGAAATATCATTTAATATGCCGCAAAGTTTCTCGACGGCCAGCCGGACAATACGTCTGGCCAAAGCGCGGTGGCAGCTCTGCAAAGCCACAGCGTCGAGTTTGATCCGCGCCGGTTCTTCTTTAATGACAATCTCGCCATAAAGCCGCCGCGCTGCGGAGTCCAGATATTCGTCATCGGCGCGCAGTATCTCCGCCGTGCGGCGCAGTCCTTCCTGATAATTGGGGTTGATCTCTTTCAACAAAGGTAGCACTTCCAGCCGTAATTTGTTGCGCGTGTAAGCGGTGTCCGCGTTGGTCTCGTCTTCCTGAAAAGTCAGAGCGTTAGCGGCGGCGTAGGCGAGGATTTCCTGTTTAGCAGCCTGTAGCAAAGGCCGCGTCAGGCGCACCCCCTGTTCGAGACGTTCCGGCGCGATACCGGACAGTCCTTTCGCCGCCGCCCCGCGCAGCAGCCTAAACAGGATCGTCTCCGCCTGATCGTCAGCCTGATGCGCCAGCGCCAGAACACCGTAATTGTGCAGATGCGCTTCCTGAAAAAAGAATTCATATCTAGCCCGTCGTCCGGCGTCTTCCAGCGAGAGACCGGACTGCGCCGCCAGAGCCGGCACATTTTTGACGCCCAGATGAAAAGGCAGCCTGTATTTAGCGGCCAGGTTTTCCACAAAATCCGCGTCACGCTCGGCGGCGCCCTGACGGATCTGATGATTGAGATGCGCGACAGCCAGCGTGAAGCCGAGTGTTTTTTTTAAATGGCAAAGCAAGTCCAGCATAACAACAGAATCCACGCCGCCGGAAACAGCGGCCAATACCCTGTCCTGCGCGGTAAACAACACAGCATTAAAAAACATGGCTTATTTTAAACTTAAAAAATCAAAAAAAGAACAGAAAATATAGCTGCATTTTTTTAAAAGAACTTGCGAATTCTTAATGTAATTATTTGCGTAAAGGAGTTGATGGATATGAAAAAAACACTACTGATTTCGCTGATCGTTATCGCACTGGGCGCCACGGCCGCGGCCGTGGAAACCCCGACGATCAATTTCGCGGAAGAGTTAATGGCTCCGACGATCGAAATAATCGCCTGATCTTACCCTCTCAGCCGGAATAGATCTCTCCCCCGATTTGTTCCGGCTTTCCTTTAATAGATATAAGATTTCAATAAAACCGGCTCGCTTTTGAGCATCGAGTTAAAGGACAGTTTGTCCAAACCCAGCGCCACAGCAAGATTGTAACGGAACTGCGCCCAGCCGTTTACAGACGGCACATTGCGGACAACACGCGCCGTGCCTTTGATTTTTGCGCCTTTTTTGGCGGCTTCCAGCGCGTCGCTAAAAGAACCGAGCTTATCCACCAGGCGCAAGGTCTGGGCGCGTTTGGCGGTGTAAATTTTGCCCTGTGCCAGCGGCTCCACTTCATCAACATGCAAATTGCGCCCCAGAGCGACCGCCAGTTTGAATTGATCGTAAACCACCGCCTGATAACGCAAGAGCATCGTCATTTCCTCGGCGGTGAGCTCACGCCCCAGAGTATTCATGTCCGCGTGTTCGGCCGTCTTGATCGTGTCTTCTTTGATGCCCCATTCTTTGTACAATCCGCCAGCTTTTAAAGTCTGGCCGATCACGCCAATGCTGCCGACCAGCGCGCTGGGATTGGCGTAAATCTCATTGGCCGCGGACGCAATATAGTAACCGCCGGACGCGGCAATATTGCCCACGGAAGCCACCACATATTTTTTCTTGTCGCGCAGTTTTTGCACTTCTTTGTAAATGCGGTCAGCCGCAAAAGGCGAGCCGCCCGGCGAATTGATCCGCAATACCACGGCTTTGACGTGATCCTGCTGGCGAATCTCGCGCAGTTCGGCTAATACCGTTTCGCTGCCGGAGCGTTTACCGCCAAATAAAGTATCGGCATAAGAAACGCCGTCGATCAGCTCGCCGTCGATATCCACCACCGCGACCGTGCGAAAATCGGGAATAATAAAATTATTTTCCTCGAAACTAACCAATTCGCTCGGACGGACATAGCTCAGATTGCTGGAAAACTCGTCGACATTCTGCGTGGCCAGTTTAAGCAGCGCGCGCAACTGTTTTTCCGCTTCGTCGTAATAACCCAGCGCGTCGACTAAACGGTAATCCAGCGCTTCTTGAGCCGTGATAATCCCGCCGTCGGCAATGTCGGCCATATTTTGCGCGGAAATCTGCCGCGCGTCCTTGATCGCGGTGGACAATTCGTCGTTAATGTCCCTGACCAGCTGCTCAAGATGCTCGCGCTGTTTGTCCGTAAAACCGTCATTCCAGGGATTGAGCGCGTCTTTGTATTCGCCGGTATGGATCACCAGCGGTGTCAGCCCTAGTTTTTCCAGCAAGCCTTTGTAGCGCGTTACAGTCAGCGCGTGGCCGGCCGGAGTCAGCGCGCCCAGCGACGGCATGACGATCTTATCCGCCGCGGTCGCCAGATAATAAGCGTTGGCGGAAAGCTGGTCTTCTATATATACGACGACATATTTTCCTTTGCGCCGAAAATTCAGCAGCTCGGCGCGCAATTCTTCCAGCAGCGCCGCGTAAGAAACGCTATTGGACAGATCGTTAATGCGGATCATGATCGCCGCAACATTCTTGTCATCGGCAGCCACGCGGATTTTTTGCAGCAAGACATCGAGGCCGAGATTGCTGCCGCCGAAAATCGAAGCGTCCGACTGGCCAGCGATCAAACTGGCGTTCAGCTCCAGCAGTAAAATTTCTTTTTGCTGCATCACCGAATACTGGCGGACTTTGGGATACAGCTCATTGCCCAGCTTGACCGCCCAGCGGTATATGTACTCTTCACTGGAGCGTTCCAGCGCGTATTCCCAGGTCAGCTCGCCGAGGCCAAAACTAAAACCGACCGTCGGATTATTTTGATTGTAGCCGCCGCGCCAGGCAAAGCCG
The Candidatus Margulisiibacteriota bacterium DNA segment above includes these coding regions:
- the sppA gene encoding signal peptide peptidase SppA, coding for MKKFLTLILFCLTLSAADTTTDVLRRDSGVRALGMGGAFTGTAADTSALHYNPAGLARPGLQFTYSEDDLSSLKYTVGTDTAFKYGRLAFGRRRFVDRDAYFVDTQSIGFGVQNSSGIDYGLVYHSIARETPEAVGSAWTVDAGLMFNFWPQLRLGVNIQDLARQGLNADPQARLGLAYAPGDFLLAVDSGGHYGLEWQMVDGFAWRGGYNQNNPTVGFSFGLGELTWEYALERSSEEYIYRWAVKLGNELYPKVRQYSVMQQKEILLLELNASLIAGQSDASIFGGSNLGLDVLLQKIRVAADDKNVAAIMIRINDLSNSVSYAALLEELRAELLNFRRKGKYVVVYIEDQLSANAYYLATAADKIVMPSLGALTPAGHALTVTRYKGLLEKLGLTPLVIHTGEYKDALNPWNDGFTDKQREHLEQLVRDINDELSTAIKDARQISAQNMADIADGGIITAQEALDYRLVDALGYYDEAEKQLRALLKLATQNVDEFSSNLSYVRPSELVSFEENNFIIPDFRTVAVVDIDGELIDGVSYADTLFGGKRSGSETVLAELREIRQQDHVKAVVLRINSPGGSPFAADRIYKEVQKLRDKKKYVVASVGNIAASGGYYIASAANEIYANPSALVGSIGVIGQTLKAGGLYKEWGIKEDTIKTAEHADMNTLGRELTAEEMTMLLRYQAVVYDQFKLAVALGRNLHVDEVEPLAQGKIYTAKRAQTLRLVDKLGSFSDALEAAKKGAKIKGTARVVRNVPSVNGWAQFRYNLAVALGLDKLSFNSMLKSEPVLLKSYIY
- the tilS gene encoding tRNA lysidine(34) synthetase TilS, with amino-acid sequence MFFNAVLFTAQDRVLAAVSGGVDSVVMLDLLCHLKKTLGFTLAVAHLNHQIRQGAAERDADFVENLAAKYRLPFHLGVKNVPALAAQSGLSLEDAGRRARYEFFFQEAHLHNYGVLALAHQADDQAETILFRLLRGAAAKGLSGIAPERLEQGVRLTRPLLQAAKQEILAYAAANALTFQEDETNADTAYTRNKLRLEVLPLLKEINPNYQEGLRRTAEILRADDEYLDSAARRLYGEIVIKEEPARIKLDAVALQSCHRALARRIVRLAVEKLCGILNDISLSYIENFLDNGLTTLSLDGDGKLLVSK